A segment of the Lentimicrobiaceae bacterium genome:
TAAAACGGTAACCAGTTTCTCATTGCTTCGCAGCAGGGCAATTTTTATTGCAGTAGGATAGGCGTCGTTGGTAGATTGTGAGAGGTTTACATGGTTGTTCGGATGACAATATTCATATTGGCCCTTTTCATAACCCATAATTTCAAGCGCGCGGTTTGCAATAACTTCGTTGGCATTCATGTTTGTAGAAGTGCCCGCACCACCCTGAATCATATCTACAACAAAATGGAATGAAAATTTACCGTTGATGATTTCATTGCAGGCTGCAACAATAGCATCTTTTAAAGGTTTGTCAAGTAAACCAAGGTCATAATTGGCTTTGGCTGCAGCCAGTTTTACCATGGCCAGCGACTCAGCAAATACTGGATAAAAGTTAAGTTGAACTCCTGATATGTTGAAGTTTTCCAGCGCCCTTAATGTTTGTATTCCATAATAGTATTCATACGGAACTTCCCTGAATCCGAGCAAGTCATGCTCAGTCCGGGTGCGTCCTGACTCATATTGTGCTGCCGAACTTACCATACGGGCATTGGCATGGCGCATACGACGTGAAATAACCCTTGAAATATTTGAAAATATTTTGAGTGCTATCGGGCCGTTTTGCTCAAAAAACGCTTTGGGTAATTCTAATACCGTGGTTTTTTGTTTAACACGTGCACTTGTGCTGTGTGGTGAGTCTTCGGTGAGCGAGCCTTCACCTAAAAAATCATAACGACTGAAGTAGCTTAATCTTGTTTCGGCGCCAAATGGTGATTTCTTGAATAGCTCAACTTCTCCTTCGTAAATAATGTAAATGACTTCACGCGGACTGTTTTCATAAAACAGGTATTCCCCCGTTTTAAATACTTTTTCTTCAACAGCGGTAGCCACTGTTGTTAATTCCTGTGTGCTGAGGCCTTTAAAAAGCTCAATGTCAGCAATGAATTTGTTTACTTCTTTGGTTTCCATTTTGTGTAATTTATAGTGTTTGTAGTGGCATTGGTATTACTAATTCCTGTTAAAGTTTTTTTGATTTAAAATTTTCTCCAGGTTTTCGTTTTTGTTTTTTTGTTGGTAAAAATTTAAAGTTGTTATAATGAAAGTGCAAAAGAGCACGGGTATTTTGTTGAACATACATTCACGATTTCATGGCTTTGCTTTAGAGTGATGGTCTGCCGGGTTCAGTTTTTCCGAAATCAGGCATTATATTTTTATGACAATATTGCGTAATGGCATCACCGGCAGGTTTAAATTTTAGTTTGTAGGCCATAGTCCAGTCTTCACAGGCTAAATCTGATTTACCAGTCTGGTAATAGGCTACACCCCGGTTGTAATAAGCTTCGGCATAATCAGACTTTATCTTTAGTGCATCATTGAAATCGTGTATGGCACTTAAAGGATTACCGGCTTTTGCTTTAAGAATGCCGCGGTTGTTGAGTGCCAGCAGATAGCGCTGGTTGCGGCTGAGTGCAAGATCGTAGTATTTCAGGGCTTCTTCAGCACGATTGGCTGCGTCGTAGTAGTTGGCCAGATAAAAATATCCATGAGCCATATCGGCATCTGACCGGCGCTTTTCTATAACATCAGTAAGTAATGTGGGTGTGTCTTTCCATGTTTTGACACGCTTGAAAGTAGCCACACTTAGCAGGCCCGTTATAAGCAACAATGATACAATCAGCATCTTACGGTTGTTTCGTTCAATGCTTTCTTTCAAATCATAAATGTTGCTTACTAAACGTCCGGCAATCATAAACAAACCAATATATGGAATGTAGGAGTACCGATCGGCTGTAATAAATATTCGCGACCAGAAAAGTGGCAAAACTATGGCAATGCTTGCCAGAAAAAATAAAATGCCTGTAATGAATTCTCTGCGGTTTTTGCCTGAAAACCACACGGCAGCGATTAACCCCAACGGTACAATTGCGGCACTGTAAACATAGTTTGGGAGATTCCCATTTACTATTTCAGGAAATGCATAAATGGCTGATAAATTGGTTGGAATAACTGATTTGATAAGGTAAAACGAAATGCCATAAATCACCAGAAAAATGCGCTCAATCCAATTGTAATCATGCTCCAGTACGGTAATATGACCAAATGAAGATGCTGCCTTTATAGCAATTAAGCCAAAAATGAGTGAAAAAATCAGGAAGGGTATTTTTTCAAATATTATTCTGAAACTGAATTTACGGCCTTTATAAAAATCCATCAAAAGTAAAATCAGCGGAAAGCTAACAGCCATTGATTTAGAGAATAGCGACAAAAGTGCAAACCCTAATGACAGCATATAGTATTTGTTTTTAAAACCTTCGTCCAAATATTTATCCCATGCCAACAGGCCTGACAGGAAAAAAAAGGAATAAAGTCCTGAACTTCTGGTTGATATCCAGGCTACAGCCTCAACATGCATGGGGTGAATAGCGAATAAAAGCGCAACAACTGTGGCAGGAATAACTCCCTTCATCCAACGCTTCATAAGCTTATAAACCAGCAATGTATTTATAAGATGCAGAAGGATATTGGTTAAGATGTAAGGCCATGCTGTATCTCCAGCCATTTTGTAATTCATGGCAAAACTTAATACAGCCAGGGGCTGGTACATTCCCAGATGAAAATCTGAAAATATGGCAGCTGTCTGAATAGGGCCGTTGCCGCTTACAACCTGGTTTGACAAGTATTCTCCATCGTCCCACCCAATCAGAAATTGATTCGACAATGCGCCTGAATAAATCAGAAAAGTGAAAAACAAAAGTAATCCGATAGTAAATTTCTCAGCCGAAATACTTAGATTTCCTGGCAAGTATAGGTGTACTTGTCCGGTTTTTAATTTCTCTGTTTTGATATACTTGAACGAGCCAGCCATATGTAATTCGCTGTAGGTTAAACGGGCTTAATGATACTGCAAAGTTATAAGTTTACTTGTGATCCGAGATGATACCGGTATTTGTTTTCTTTGTGTTTGTTTTATTTATGCTTGTTGCGAATTTTAGTGCCAATTTTTTTCTTTTCTAACCAAACGGCCATTTCTATTTGTAATTTTGAGCTGACTTTGTCATAATCATGAACCAACCCGAAATAACAGATGACGAAAAATGCATTCATTTCATTAGCAGCAGCATTGTCCTTACTTATCATTACTTCATGCGGAAATAATAAGGGTAAATTGCTGACAGATCGTATTCAGTACGATGTTACAATTAAAACACCAGATGTGGATTTGGAGTGGTTTGTACAGAATCTGGAAGGGCCCAAACGTGAAAAACTGGTTCAGGCCATTATCAATACGGCAAATTCAGGCAAACTGAAGATGTATGATGTGATGACCAATAAACCAATGACTCCTGCTGAGTTGAAAGAGCGGAGCACACGCAAGGAGCTGATAACTCTGCAACGTGCCTATGCTCCGTATGAAGATTATGATTCTATTGTTAGTACTGAGCTGCAGCTTTCAGATATTACAAGGGTGAGATTTCTGGAAGAGTGGTATTTGAATGAGAAAAATGGTTTGATAACCAAAAAGGTTATTGCCATTTGTCCTTTGGTTGAAAGTTATACAGAAACCGGTGAATTGCGTGGCTACAATCCGCTTTTCTGGCTCTCTTTTGAAAAAAACTTCCCGCTCGAAGCCAAGTGATTTTCTTTGTGAAATCAATTTTATTTTGTCTTGTCATGTAAATCGGGTAATCAATTATTCGTTTTGCCTGATTTAAATGTTCTGATTTTTCGCCTGTTAATTTTAACTAATTTTGCAACCCTTAATTCTGGCGGATGCAATATCTATTTCATACTCTTCCCAATGGCATACGAATCGTTCATCGTCATTCCGACATGTTGGTCGGGCATATGGCCGTAATGATCAATACTGGATCCCGGGATGAAAACCCAGGAGAAGAGGGACTGGCTCATTTTATTGAGCATGTGATTTTTAAAGGTACCACCAAGCGCCGGCTTCATCAGGTATTGGGCCATCTCGAAAATATTGGTGCAGACCTCAATGCTTATACTACCAAGGAAGAAACATGCATTCATGCTTCTTTTCTCAATACTTTTTACCCGCGTGCCATTGACCTTTTTGCCGATATTCTTTTCAATTCTACATTTCCTGAAAAAGAAATTGCCAAAGAAAAGGATGTGGTACTCGACGAAATTAATTCCTATAAAGATTCACCTTCAGAATTGATTTTTGATGAGTTTGAGGAAATGCTATTCAGTGGCCACCCGCTGGGGCGTTCAATTCTGGGCTCCCCCTCTTCAGTGAAACGAATCAGCCGCAAACGCATTATCTCATTCCTGTCCAATCATTACCACACCGACCAGATTGTAATCAGTTCAGTAGGCAATATTCCTTTCAAACGTCTGATTAAACTTATAACAGCTTCATTCGGGCAGGTTCCTGAAAATCTCCGGACACAACCACGGGTTAATTTTTCCCCCTTGCCGGCACAGCAGATTGTTCAGCCCCGGCGGGTGTTTCAAACCCATTGCATTCTGGGAAACCATGCCTTTAGTTATGCCGATTCACGGCGTACGGCATTGGCTTTGTTAAACAATATGCTGGGTGGCCCGGCCATGAACTCGAGGCTGAGTATGGCCCTGCGTGAGCGCAACGGTATTGCCTATAATATTGAATCAGTTTATACGCCCTATGCTGAAACAGGTTCTTTTATGGTATATCTGGGAATTGATAATGGATCGCTTGACAAGGCAGTGGCTATTGTGCACAAGGAATTAAAGAAATTTAAAGATAAAAGCTTGGGCGTGCTTCAGTTACATACTGCCAGACAACAGTTTATTGGGCAATTGGCTATTTCATTTGAGTCAAACCTGAATGATGCTCTTTCAATGGCCAAAAGTGTGCTCGTTTACGATACAGTCGATACTCATGATGTACTGATTTCAAAAATCAACGCAATTTCAGCCGCTCAGCTTCAGGAGGTCGCTTGTGCAATTTTCGATACCAATCAACTGAGTATGCTGGTGTATCAAAAACGAAAATGATGAAAGAACTTTTTGAACGTCCGCAGTATCAGACAACTACGCCTGCTTACGAACAGTATGCTGTTGAGCATACATCTCCTGAAACGGATTTAATGCAGCAACTGATACGCGAAACCCATCTTGCGGTGACTACACCCGGTATGCTGTCAGGGCTTTTGCAGGGAAGGTTACTTCAAATGTTGAGTCATATGATTCAGCCTGAATTGATTCTTGAAGTTGGGACTTTTACGGGTTATTCGGCCATTTATCTGGCCTCAGGACTTGCTCCGGGCGGAAAACTGCATACCGTTGATAACAATCCTGAAGTTGCTCATATAGCAAAAAAATACATCAGCGAATCAGGTTATGAAGACCGAATTGTTACTCATCAGGGAGATGCCATGCAAGTAATACCAACTCTTCAAGGTCCTTTTGACCTGGTTTTCATTGATGCCGATAAAGAAAACTACTTAAATTATTACCTCACTGTTTTGCCAATGGTGCGTAAGGGCGGTTTTATTCTGACTGATAATGTTCTTTGGTATGGCAAGGTGTTGAATGAAAATGCCCTTACAGATAAAGAAACCCGTGGAATAGTTGCTTTTAACAGTTTTATAAAGGAAGATACATCAGTTGAGCACCTTCTGCTTCCGGTAAGAGATGGCTTGATGATGGTCAGGAAAAAGTAAGTGCTATTCAGCCTATTGCCTGAAATGATTATCAGTGCTTTAAAAAGTCTTGTGCATACTGAAGCCGGTTATTCTGCTTGTCAGATGTTTTTTAACCCGCTGTGACATAAAACCGGAATGGCTGAAAGGTTGTTAATCAGGGTTTCTTTGTCGGCCTGAGCCAGATAGTAGTGTTCTTCTGATTTAACTGACATAATTGAGATAAGACCAGCGCCGGTTTCTTTTGCATATTCCGCCGTTTGGCGGGCAAACCCGATTGAAATTACTCGAAGGTCATCAATAACGCGTTTGAAAGAGATGGAGTTTTCAGTAAAAATTTTCTCTGCTAAAGCAATGTTTTCCTTTATTTCATCAGAAATGGCTTCACCTTTTAATGCGACCGAATAAATGTGCACTTCGGCTTTATAGAGCTTGGCCAAGTCAGCAGTGGATTTGATGAGAATGTCAAAGTTTTTGTGCCCTCCAACCGGAAAAACTATTGGACTAAAGTGGTGATTTTGGCATTGTTCCTGCACAATCAGGCAGGGAATAGAGATTTTTCGTACGAGTTTGAGAATGTCAGCTCCAAATAATTTTTGCCTGAGGCCTTTGACACCATGTGTGCCGATGACCAAAATAAAATTCTCTCTGGAATTGGCAATCAAAGGAATTTCATCAAAAATGCTTCCCTCCTTTAAGATAAAGTCGCTGTCAATTCCATGAGAGGCAATGCTTTTCGCTAAAACATTCAATTTGTCTTCAATTGCCAGCGGGGTTTCATCTATATCCCCCTGCGTGTTGTTTTCGAGGAGGTGTAATAGCCGGATTGAACACATTGACTTTTGAGCGATGCTTATGGCCTGTAAAATTGCTTGATCTGAAGCTGGGGTAAAATCTACAGGTACTATAATTTTTTTCGATTCCATTTTTCTGTCTTTTAGTTGAAATCCGGTTAGTCATAACTGTAATTTATCGCGACTTCAGTTTTTTACCTTAAAAAAGAGAAGCATCATTATGGTTGAAAAAGCATGACATTTAATGTTAGCTTAATCAATTGTTGAATACCAGCAGGTGTCAGACCCTGAATTCGTATTTAACAGTACTTAACTCTTCATTGGCTTTAACAATCTTGGTCTTCAACTCTTCTTTAAAGCTGAGGAGTTTATTGTAAAGCTCTTCATCGCCTGTAGCCAGCATCTGAACAGCCAGAATACCTGCATTGCGGGCGCCATTGATAGCTACGGTGGCTACCGGGATTCCGGGAGGCATTTGTACCATGGCCAGCAGGGAGTCAAGACCATCAAGTGAAGCTTTGATTGGTACTGCAATTACCGGTACTGCAGTCATGGCAGCAATTACTCCTGCCAGATGTGCAGCCATACCGGCTCCGGCAATAATAACTCTGATGCCTTTTTTATGGGCTGATTTGCTGAAAGCTTCAACTTCATCAGGCGTCCGGTGTGCCGATAATGCATTGATTTCGAATGGAATTTTAAATTCGTTCAGAATCTCAGCAGCCTCTTTCATTACCGGTAGGTCAGAAGTGCTGCCCATAATAATACTTACTTTTGGTGTCATATTTTTATTGTTTTCTGCAAAATAAACAAAAACAAGCCTTACTTGTTTCCACTATTTGTTATGAAATAAAGCTTTTTATAACTTATCGGCGATATATTTTGCTATAAAGGTATTTGTCGTATTTTTGAAGATTATTAAAAAGCCCGGGATGAAAAACAGAGTAAAAGTAAAAGACAAAGAATTTGAAGTATTTATCAAGGCAGAAGATATTGATAAAGCAGTGGCCAAAGTTGCCCAGGGAATAAATGCCGACCTTAAAGGCCGTGTGCCCCTTTTTCTTGTTGTTTTGAATGGTGCATTTATGTTTGCATCTGATTTGATGAAGAAAGTTGAAATTGAAAATAATATTTCATTTGTAAAACTTTCATCCTACACAGGAACACGAAGCTCTCAGGTGGTGAACGAACTTATCGGGCTGAACGAAGTTGTGAAAGGAAGAACAGTGGTTATTATTGAAGATATAATTGATACAGGCTTAACCATGCGCCGTATGCTCGATATTCTTCACAATCAGGAAGCTGCAGATGTAAAAATTGCAACGCTTTTTTATAAACCAGAAGCCTTTAAATCTGATTATAGTATTGATTATGTAGGTATTGAAATTCAAAATGATTTCATTTTGGGCTATGGCCTCGATTATGATGGCTTTGCCCGAAACCTGCCTGATATCTATAAAATTGTTGAATAGAAGGCCGATGTTTTTAAATCAATCTGAAACATAATATAACTTTTCGTTTATGCTCAATATTGCACTTTTTGGCCCTCCTGGAGCCGGTAAAGGTACTCAGTCGGCGCTGTTGATCGAAAAATATAAACTTGCCTACATCTCTACCGGAGATTTGTTGCGTCAGGAAATTGCGGAGGAATCAGAGCTTGGTAAAAAGGCAAAAGATATTATTGGCCGTGGTCAGCTTGTTTCTGATGAGCTCATTGTGCAACTTATTGAGAAAAGAATTATTATGAGCAATGATACTAACGGGATTCTGTTCGACGGATTTCCGCGTACACTTGTTCAGGCATATATTCTTGAAGGACTTCTCTTGAAACTAAACACTTCGCTGGCTTGCATGTTGAGTCTTGAAGTGCCCCGCGAAGAGTTGATTACCCGTTTGCTTGAAAGAGGAAAAGTGTCGGGCCGCAGTGATGATACAGCTGAAGTTATTCAATTCAGGCTGCAGGAGTATGAAAATAAAACCAAACCAGTTGCTGAGTTTTATCGTTTTCGCGATAAATATATTCCCATTCATGGCGTTGGGTTAATTCCTGAAGTTTTCGGGAGATTGACAGAGTCTATTAACCGTACACTTCAGAATGTTTGGTTTAATCTTGTTCTCACAGGAGCTCCGGGCTCAGGTAAAGGTACTCAGGGCCGGCTTTTAGCTAAAAAATATGATCTCTATTATATCTCCACCGGTTCTTTACTGCGCCGTGAAATAAAAGCAGGGTCGGAAATCGGCTTGAAAGTGAAAGACTTTATGGAGAGTGGGGGGCTTGTTTCTGATGAAATCGTTATTCAGCTCATCGAACGCGAAATTCAACAGCATAACACGGTTAAGGGATTCGTTTTTAAAGGTTTCCCGCGTACAATTGTTCAGGCATATATTCTTGACGGACTGTTGAGAAGGCTTGACTCTTCTGTTTCTTATTGTATTGAATTAAATGCTTCAACCCTTGAATCGATAAAACGTTTAAGTGCGCGGGCAAAAACACCTCAGGCCCGGTTATACGATATGAATACCGATGTAATCGTGCACCGATTGGAGGAATATACTGAAAAAACAATGCCGGTCGCTGACTTTTACAGCAAGCAACAAAAGTTCTCAACCATTGATGCTGTTGGGGATCAGGAACACGTATTCAACAGGTTATGTACCAAGGTGGAAGAAGCTATGCGTATACTGAGGTAGTTCGTTTTTCGCCCTTTAAATTATGCAGCCGGCTGGTCCGGCTGTTTTTATTATCTTTGCAGCCCGGTAAAATCCGGCAAATCAGCCATGTCATCATCAAATTTTGTAGATTACGTCAAATTGAACCTGCGTTCCGGTAAAGGAGGAGCCGGTTCTGCTCATCTTTTACGAACCCGGGGTAACGCTAAAGGCGGCCCTGACGGAGGCGACGGAGGAAGGGGAGGGCATATCATCATTAGAGGGAATGCCCAGCACTGGACTTTGCTCCATCTGAAATATACCAAACACATTAAAGCCAGCGATGGCGTTAGTGGAGGAAATAACAGACGAACCGGCGCAGAAGGGGAAGATGTCTATATTGATGTGCCTCTTGGAACTGTGGTTAAAGATCCGGAAACCATGGAGCAACTGGCCGAGATAACTAAGGATGGTGAAACATGTATCATTGTGCCGGGCGGCCGCGGCGGACTTGGTAATGATCATTTTAAATCTTCTACTTTTCAAACACCTCGTTTTGCCCAACCCGGCGAACCTGGTATGGAAGTCTGGCGTATTCTTGAATTAAAAGTTTTAGCAGATGTCGGACTTGTAGGCTTCCCTAATGCCGGAAAATCAACCCTCTTATCTGTAGTTTCTGCTGCAAAACCTGAAATCGCTGATTACCCATTTACTACACTCAGGCCAAATCTGGGCATCGTCGCTTATCGCAATGATCTTTCCTTTGTCATGGCTGATATTCCCGGTATTATTGAAGGCGCCTCTGAAGGACGTGGACTTGGCCTTAGATTCCTCCGCCATATTGAGCGTAATTCAGTTTTGTTGTTTATGATTCCTTCCACTTCTCCTAATATTCGCAAAGAATACCAAATCCTGTTAAACGAACTGGAACAGTTTAATCCTGAGTTGATTGATAAAGCAAGGGTGCTGGCGATAACTAAATGCGATTTACTGCCTGAAGAAGAGCTTAAAAAACTGAAAAAGAGAAAGATGCCTGATATTCCTGTGGTATTTATTTCTTCACAAACCGGGCTTGGGGTTGTTCAACTTAAAGATGAGGTCTGGAAAGCACTGCATGGTGAGTTCTAATCTGCTACACAAATGATAGAATGGATTATTCAGTTTGATCAGCATCTGTTCCTCCGGCTCAATGGCCTGCATTCGCCTTTTTTTGATTTTTTTATGTTCTGGATGAGCGATAAGTTTATCTGGATTCCT
Coding sequences within it:
- a CDS encoding universal stress protein — encoded protein: MESKKIIVPVDFTPASDQAILQAISIAQKSMCSIRLLHLLENNTQGDIDETPLAIEDKLNVLAKSIASHGIDSDFILKEGSIFDEIPLIANSRENFILVIGTHGVKGLRQKLFGADILKLVRKISIPCLIVQEQCQNHHFSPIVFPVGGHKNFDILIKSTADLAKLYKAEVHIYSVALKGEAISDEIKENIALAEKIFTENSISFKRVIDDLRVISIGFARQTAEYAKETGAGLISIMSVKSEEHYYLAQADKETLINNLSAIPVLCHSGLKNI
- a CDS encoding tetratricopeptide repeat protein, with the translated sequence MAGSFKYIKTEKLKTGQVHLYLPGNLSISAEKFTIGLLLFFTFLIYSGALSNQFLIGWDDGEYLSNQVVSGNGPIQTAAIFSDFHLGMYQPLAVLSFAMNYKMAGDTAWPYILTNILLHLINTLLVYKLMKRWMKGVIPATVVALLFAIHPMHVEAVAWISTRSSGLYSFFFLSGLLAWDKYLDEGFKNKYYMLSLGFALLSLFSKSMAVSFPLILLLMDFYKGRKFSFRIIFEKIPFLIFSLIFGLIAIKAASSFGHITVLEHDYNWIERIFLVIYGISFYLIKSVIPTNLSAIYAFPEIVNGNLPNYVYSAAIVPLGLIAAVWFSGKNRREFITGILFFLASIAIVLPLFWSRIFITADRYSYIPYIGLFMIAGRLVSNIYDLKESIERNNRKMLIVSLLLITGLLSVATFKRVKTWKDTPTLLTDVIEKRRSDADMAHGYFYLANYYDAANRAEEALKYYDLALSRNQRYLLALNNRGILKAKAGNPLSAIHDFNDALKIKSDYAEAYYNRGVAYYQTGKSDLACEDWTMAYKLKFKPAGDAITQYCHKNIMPDFGKTEPGRPSL
- the hpt gene encoding hypoxanthine phosphoribosyltransferase; its protein translation is MKNRVKVKDKEFEVFIKAEDIDKAVAKVAQGINADLKGRVPLFLVVLNGAFMFASDLMKKVEIENNISFVKLSSYTGTRSSQVVNELIGLNEVVKGRTVVIIEDIIDTGLTMRRMLDILHNQEAADVKIATLFYKPEAFKSDYSIDYVGIEIQNDFILGYGLDYDGFARNLPDIYKIVE
- a CDS encoding insulinase family protein; translated protein: MQYLFHTLPNGIRIVHRHSDMLVGHMAVMINTGSRDENPGEEGLAHFIEHVIFKGTTKRRLHQVLGHLENIGADLNAYTTKEETCIHASFLNTFYPRAIDLFADILFNSTFPEKEIAKEKDVVLDEINSYKDSPSELIFDEFEEMLFSGHPLGRSILGSPSSVKRISRKRIISFLSNHYHTDQIVISSVGNIPFKRLIKLITASFGQVPENLRTQPRVNFSPLPAQQIVQPRRVFQTHCILGNHAFSYADSRRTALALLNNMLGGPAMNSRLSMALRERNGIAYNIESVYTPYAETGSFMVYLGIDNGSLDKAVAIVHKELKKFKDKSLGVLQLHTARQQFIGQLAISFESNLNDALSMAKSVLVYDTVDTHDVLISKINAISAAQLQEVACAIFDTNQLSMLVYQKRK
- the obgE gene encoding GTPase ObgE yields the protein MSSSNFVDYVKLNLRSGKGGAGSAHLLRTRGNAKGGPDGGDGGRGGHIIIRGNAQHWTLLHLKYTKHIKASDGVSGGNNRRTGAEGEDVYIDVPLGTVVKDPETMEQLAEITKDGETCIIVPGGRGGLGNDHFKSSTFQTPRFAQPGEPGMEVWRILELKVLADVGLVGFPNAGKSTLLSVVSAAKPEIADYPFTTLRPNLGIVAYRNDLSFVMADIPGIIEGASEGRGLGLRFLRHIERNSVLLFMIPSTSPNIRKEYQILLNELEQFNPELIDKARVLAITKCDLLPEEELKKLKKRKMPDIPVVFISSQTGLGVVQLKDEVWKALHGEF
- the purE gene encoding 5-(carboxyamino)imidazole ribonucleotide mutase gives rise to the protein MTPKVSIIMGSTSDLPVMKEAAEILNEFKIPFEINALSAHRTPDEVEAFSKSAHKKGIRVIIAGAGMAAHLAGVIAAMTAVPVIAVPIKASLDGLDSLLAMVQMPPGIPVATVAINGARNAGILAVQMLATGDEELYNKLLSFKEELKTKIVKANEELSTVKYEFRV
- a CDS encoding adenylate kinase: MLNIALFGPPGAGKGTQSALLIEKYKLAYISTGDLLRQEIAEESELGKKAKDIIGRGQLVSDELIVQLIEKRIIMSNDTNGILFDGFPRTLVQAYILEGLLLKLNTSLACMLSLEVPREELITRLLERGKVSGRSDDTAEVIQFRLQEYENKTKPVAEFYRFRDKYIPIHGVGLIPEVFGRLTESINRTLQNVWFNLVLTGAPGSGKGTQGRLLAKKYDLYYISTGSLLRREIKAGSEIGLKVKDFMESGGLVSDEIVIQLIEREIQQHNTVKGFVFKGFPRTIVQAYILDGLLRRLDSSVSYCIELNASTLESIKRLSARAKTPQARLYDMNTDVIVHRLEEYTEKTMPVADFYSKQQKFSTIDAVGDQEHVFNRLCTKVEEAMRILR
- the aspA gene encoding aspartate ammonia-lyase — encoded protein: METKEVNKFIADIELFKGLSTQELTTVATAVEEKVFKTGEYLFYENSPREVIYIIYEGEVELFKKSPFGAETRLSYFSRYDFLGEGSLTEDSPHSTSARVKQKTTVLELPKAFFEQNGPIALKIFSNISRVISRRMRHANARMVSSAAQYESGRTRTEHDLLGFREVPYEYYYGIQTLRALENFNISGVQLNFYPVFAESLAMVKLAAAKANYDLGLLDKPLKDAIVAACNEIINGKFSFHFVVDMIQGGAGTSTNMNANEVIANRALEIMGYEKGQYEYCHPNNHVNLSQSTNDAYPTAIKIALLRSNEKLVTVLSELIASFNFKAKEFAPVIKMGRTQLQDAVPMTLGQEFEAYAVMLSEEIQRLNQNVELFLEVNMGGTAIGTGICADPRYSGIVIEHLKEITGKPVVLATNLVEATQDTGAFIMYSSAVKRLAVKLSKISNDLRLLSSGPRAGLNEINLPPMQPGSTIMPGKVNPVIPEVVNQIAFKVIGNDLTVTMAAEAGQLELNVMEPIIVYSLFESIEMLKNGMNTLNHRCIKGITANEQVCREMVYNSIGLVTALNPVIGYEASTKLAKEALEGGKRVYDLVLEHKLLTKEQLDEILDPKNMIAPRIMTKMN
- a CDS encoding O-methyltransferase — protein: MKELFERPQYQTTTPAYEQYAVEHTSPETDLMQQLIRETHLAVTTPGMLSGLLQGRLLQMLSHMIQPELILEVGTFTGYSAIYLASGLAPGGKLHTVDNNPEVAHIAKKYISESGYEDRIVTHQGDAMQVIPTLQGPFDLVFIDADKENYLNYYLTVLPMVRKGGFILTDNVLWYGKVLNENALTDKETRGIVAFNSFIKEDTSVEHLLLPVRDGLMMVRKK